The following are from one region of the Longimicrobiaceae bacterium genome:
- a CDS encoding PTS sugar transporter subunit IIA — AEALAAGRVAFDLDGASFPEAVERLLAGELADRPALMRRVAADLARTAEEASSEPAPGVVFTAHVTEEIREPLLFLGIAGEGIPVPGASAPARLLFLLLLPPRCAHERLRYLSEVARLVRTEERREQLCRCRTPDTLFDWFRPDPAPGAPEEAEPPRTPDEAAGVEPAPV, encoded by the coding sequence GCGGAGGCGCTCGCCGCCGGGCGGGTGGCCTTCGACCTGGACGGCGCCTCCTTCCCCGAGGCCGTGGAGAGGCTGCTGGCCGGCGAGCTCGCGGACCGGCCCGCGCTGATGCGCCGCGTGGCCGCCGATCTGGCGCGCACAGCGGAGGAGGCGTCGTCCGAGCCGGCCCCGGGGGTGGTGTTCACGGCGCACGTTACCGAGGAGATCCGCGAGCCCCTGCTCTTCCTGGGGATCGCGGGAGAGGGGATCCCGGTGCCGGGCGCCTCGGCGCCCGCCCGCCTCCTCTTCCTCCTCCTCCTCCCGCCGCGCTGCGCCCACGAGCGCCTCCGCTACCTGTCCGAGGTGGCGCGGCTGGTGCGAACGGAGGAGCGCAGGGAGCAGCTGTGCCGGTGCCGCACCCCGGACACGCTCTTCGACTGGTTCCGCCCGGACCCCGCCCCCGGCGCGCCGGAGGAGGCGGAGCCCCCGCGGACCCCGGACGAGGCCGCCGGGGTGGAGCCGGCGCCGGTGTGA
- a CDS encoding SGNH/GDSL hydrolase family protein, whose protein sequence is MKHVVLLGDSVFDNAAYVRGGPDVVAQLRERLPEGWRATLAAVDGAVTGHVEGQLRRVPEDAGFLVVSAGGNDALAHVDILGRGTRSMAEALELLAGIAGSFEERYRAMVRSVLAAGLPAALCTVYYPRFPDRQEQRLAVTALTVFNDAILRAAFEAGLPVLDLRLICDEDADYANPIEPSAQGGAKIAGAVARLVAEHDFGRGRTGVFTR, encoded by the coding sequence ATGAAGCACGTGGTGCTGCTGGGAGACTCGGTGTTCGACAACGCGGCGTACGTCCGCGGCGGGCCGGACGTGGTGGCGCAGCTCCGCGAGCGCCTCCCGGAGGGGTGGCGGGCGACGCTCGCGGCGGTCGACGGTGCGGTGACCGGCCACGTGGAGGGGCAGCTCCGGCGCGTCCCGGAGGACGCCGGCTTCCTGGTGGTGAGCGCCGGGGGGAACGACGCCCTGGCCCACGTGGACATCCTGGGCCGCGGGACGCGCTCCATGGCGGAGGCGCTGGAGCTGCTGGCCGGGATCGCCGGGAGCTTCGAGGAGCGCTACCGGGCCATGGTGCGCTCCGTGCTGGCGGCCGGGCTCCCCGCCGCGCTCTGCACCGTGTACTACCCCCGCTTCCCCGACCGGCAGGAGCAGCGGCTGGCCGTCACCGCGCTCACCGTGTTCAACGACGCCATCCTGCGCGCCGCCTTCGAGGCCGGGCTCCCGGTGCTGGACCTCCGGCTGATCTGCGACGAGGACGCCGACTACGCCAACCCCATCGAGCCCTCCGCGCAGGGGGGCGCCAAGATCGCCGGGGCGGTGGCGCGGCTGGTGGCGGAGCACGACTTCGGCCGCGGCCGCACCGGGGTGTTCACGCGGTGA